In one Pseudomonas sp. Bout1 genomic region, the following are encoded:
- a CDS encoding ATP-binding protein — translation MKGAQTFANYVRQDISEYAGNPLIEALPPILSEAAAVELISNFPQPVDPKELTLEGATRIHCIDRLRTVVQPFLLHLELEALFSLLIRRGYVGRNPMSPATVRHLHSLSGAQRYHDAFKSTAETFTVVGLSGIGKSTALHAILSLYPQTIRHERYEGKQFVHTQITWLKLDCPRDGSLAGFCQQFFYAVGDALGDKDYHKRYRHRNINDALQQMEQVASTFFIGALLIDELQNLHLAKTGGKESMLNFFLHLVNNIGIPVVFSGTNSTISLFSEAMRTARRVCGAGTLEFKRFEKDDEEWRLLVENLWSYQWCKQTAELTDEIFDTLYEHTQGVTDFLVKLLVLSQRYAVQSGSECLTAEILVKVSNSKMQILKPALSALRSRDPKRMRQFDDLLPIEDQLSEMMVFDGLAREDRLTLLRSVVSREKPVDPSPTIFAKDHPSPIATAVENSEAKALSEHDAPLDALRAAGWLNEDLFEFSPMYHKA, via the coding sequence ATGAAAGGTGCACAGACGTTTGCCAATTACGTCAGACAGGACATTAGTGAGTATGCGGGTAACCCGCTTATCGAAGCTTTGCCTCCGATATTGTCGGAGGCGGCGGCTGTTGAACTGATTTCGAACTTTCCTCAGCCGGTGGATCCGAAAGAGCTGACGCTCGAAGGAGCCACTCGAATTCACTGTATCGACAGGCTGAGAACCGTCGTACAGCCGTTCTTGCTACATCTGGAACTGGAGGCCCTGTTCTCACTGCTCATCCGTCGAGGGTATGTCGGGCGTAACCCGATGTCGCCCGCTACCGTCCGGCATTTGCATTCTTTATCGGGAGCTCAGCGTTACCACGATGCGTTCAAGTCCACTGCAGAAACGTTTACGGTCGTCGGCCTGAGCGGCATTGGCAAGTCAACGGCACTCCACGCCATCTTGAGCCTTTATCCACAGACAATCCGTCATGAGCGCTATGAGGGAAAGCAGTTTGTTCATACCCAAATCACATGGCTGAAGCTTGACTGCCCTCGGGATGGATCGCTGGCTGGATTTTGCCAGCAGTTTTTTTATGCGGTTGGAGACGCTCTAGGAGACAAGGACTACCACAAGCGCTACCGGCATCGAAACATCAATGATGCGCTGCAACAGATGGAGCAGGTGGCCAGCACGTTTTTCATCGGCGCCTTGTTGATCGACGAGCTGCAAAACCTCCACCTGGCGAAAACCGGTGGTAAGGAGAGCATGCTGAATTTTTTCCTGCACTTGGTAAACAACATCGGTATCCCGGTGGTTTTCAGTGGCACGAACTCGACGATTAGCCTGTTCTCAGAAGCCATGCGGACTGCCCGCCGAGTTTGTGGTGCTGGTACGCTCGAATTCAAACGATTCGAAAAGGATGATGAGGAGTGGCGGTTGTTGGTCGAAAATCTCTGGAGCTATCAGTGGTGCAAACAGACGGCTGAGCTGACCGACGAGATTTTTGACACGCTGTATGAGCACACTCAAGGCGTCACGGATTTCCTGGTCAAGCTGCTGGTATTGAGTCAGCGTTATGCGGTCCAGAGTGGCTCGGAGTGTTTGACTGCCGAGATCCTGGTGAAGGTAAGCAACTCAAAAATGCAGATTCTAAAGCCAGCCCTTTCAGCTCTGCGTAGCCGTGATCCGAAGCGGATGCGACAGTTTGACGATTTGCTGCCGATTGAGGATCAGCTGAGCGAAATGATGGTTTTCGATGGATTGGCACGAGAGGATCGCCTCACCTTGCTTCGAAGCGTTGTATCCCGTGAGAAGCCGGTAGACCCATCTCCGACCATTTTTGCGAAAGATCACCCATCGCCGATTGCTACTGCTGTGGAAAACTCAGAGGCTAAAGCGCTTAGCGAACATGACGCTCCCCTCGACGCTCTGCGCGCTGCGGGCTGGCTCAACGAGGACCTGTTTGAGTTCTCACCGATGTATCACAA
- a CDS encoding Mu transposase C-terminal domain-containing protein, whose translation MTVLVNDVFEPVTDLSVIATIARLLYQDETHDLAVLMDLADPPRQPYAVGLDELRRSIASGHTKPAAITTPEFMLVLEEQLDERAKQGRDEKWAVIAPLLDPEYPGQIFVRGELGRLVSRRASELGIQRKTIYRLLYRYWFYGQVRNSLLNNYTAVGVADRKYDPSRPPGRKPKFQGVLTSPSKMLSAVDKRCIRVGYALYVRDKKSSISSAYDEMLRRFYSVRDISKNSEEELRLLPGSELPSLRQFQYWGQIFFDEIETERGRKGLRRWLKDCRPLSGTVRDWLRGPCHQFEIDATIADIYLVNSYSRRMLIGRPVVYIVVDSFSGIIAGLYVGLEGPSWNGARQALFNAFTSKVEFCAQNGVDINADDWNCHHLPHQIYADRGEMLSLAAEGLSSGLGIEMGTAPPYRPDWKPMVESRFGILNDLTGIRWLPGGVAARDKERGERDYRLDATLNLKEFTQILINCVLHYNRHHRQPDRLTQAMMNDGVEPTPNGIWNWACDNDLIESNKRPDELVYLHLLPRERATVQKGGVMFRGMHYVCDMAIEKDWFAKARKGGVWSIECWFDPNSAAHIWIQGEAKQFIRCDLRRSDAGYANYRSDEIFDLLEAYRQKPPTRRRAELESRVQLSDQVHQIISHALAERKQEPAPPTKAEATGNIRENRAEERLRERENAVVPEGVRVEPASLQSETTQKAHDSYAGERTAQVIDLLKRIRPGQAK comes from the coding sequence ATGACTGTTCTCGTTAATGACGTTTTCGAGCCTGTAACCGATCTGTCGGTCATTGCTACGATAGCCAGGCTCCTTTACCAGGATGAAACGCATGACTTAGCAGTTTTGATGGATCTAGCTGACCCACCCCGGCAGCCGTACGCGGTTGGTCTGGATGAGCTGCGTCGCTCGATAGCGTCTGGTCACACCAAACCAGCAGCCATCACCACGCCCGAGTTTATGCTTGTGCTTGAGGAACAGTTGGATGAGAGAGCCAAGCAAGGCCGGGACGAAAAGTGGGCCGTCATCGCCCCTCTATTAGATCCTGAATACCCGGGACAAATATTTGTACGAGGTGAGTTAGGCCGGCTTGTTAGCAGACGGGCGTCAGAGCTCGGAATCCAGCGGAAAACGATCTATCGGCTTCTTTACCGATATTGGTTTTATGGTCAAGTTCGCAACTCATTGCTTAATAATTATACGGCGGTAGGTGTTGCCGATAGAAAATATGATCCGAGCAGGCCACCAGGGCGAAAGCCTAAATTTCAAGGCGTTCTTACTTCGCCTTCCAAGATGCTCAGTGCAGTTGATAAACGATGCATCCGTGTTGGATATGCTCTTTATGTAAGAGATAAGAAATCATCTATTTCGAGCGCATATGACGAAATGTTGAGACGATTCTACTCTGTTCGAGACATCTCTAAAAACAGTGAAGAAGAGCTTCGTTTGTTGCCTGGTTCAGAACTCCCCAGCTTGAGGCAGTTCCAATATTGGGGACAGATTTTTTTCGACGAGATTGAAACCGAGCGTGGCCGTAAAGGGTTGAGGAGGTGGTTAAAGGATTGCCGTCCGCTTTCAGGTACCGTTCGAGATTGGCTGCGTGGACCCTGTCATCAGTTCGAAATCGACGCAACGATTGCCGATATTTATTTGGTCAACAGCTACTCTAGACGGATGCTCATTGGTCGGCCCGTTGTTTATATCGTAGTGGATAGTTTCTCCGGAATAATTGCTGGTCTCTATGTAGGATTGGAGGGCCCTAGTTGGAATGGGGCGAGACAAGCGCTGTTCAACGCGTTTACCTCCAAAGTCGAGTTCTGCGCTCAGAACGGCGTTGACATCAATGCAGATGATTGGAATTGTCACCACCTGCCCCACCAGATTTACGCCGACCGGGGAGAGATGCTGTCACTCGCAGCAGAGGGGTTATCCTCAGGGTTGGGAATTGAGATGGGCACTGCCCCACCTTATCGGCCTGATTGGAAGCCTATGGTAGAAAGTCGGTTTGGCATTTTGAATGATTTGACGGGTATCAGGTGGCTACCTGGCGGGGTAGCTGCGCGGGACAAAGAGCGCGGCGAGCGAGATTACCGGCTCGATGCCACGCTGAACCTCAAAGAGTTCACCCAAATCCTCATCAATTGCGTGCTCCACTATAACCGTCACCATCGACAGCCTGACCGACTGACTCAAGCGATGATGAATGACGGCGTAGAACCTACGCCTAACGGTATATGGAATTGGGCCTGCGACAACGACCTGATCGAATCCAACAAACGTCCCGACGAGCTGGTTTATCTCCACCTTTTACCGCGTGAGCGCGCGACCGTTCAAAAGGGCGGAGTGATGTTTCGCGGCATGCACTACGTGTGTGATATGGCCATAGAGAAAGATTGGTTTGCCAAGGCTCGCAAAGGGGGCGTTTGGTCAATAGAGTGTTGGTTCGATCCGAACTCTGCGGCACACATTTGGATTCAAGGAGAGGCCAAGCAGTTTATCCGTTGTGATCTTCGACGATCGGATGCCGGTTACGCGAATTATCGCTCGGACGAGATTTTTGATCTGCTCGAAGCCTATCGCCAAAAACCGCCTACTCGCCGTCGAGCTGAGCTGGAAAGCCGTGTGCAGCTTAGCGATCAGGTCCACCAGATCATCAGTCACGCGCTCGCAGAACGAAAACAGGAACCTGCTCCGCCTACTAAGGCAGAGGCCACTGGAAACATCCGCGAGAACCGCGCAGAAGAACGTCTCCGCGAGCGTGAAAATGCGGTTGTTCCTGAAGGCGTCAGGGTGGAGCCAGCTTCACTTCAATCTGAAACGACACAGAAAGCGCATGATTCATATGCCGGTGAGCGCACCGCTCAGGTTATCGATTTGCTCAAAAGAATTCGGCCAGGACAGGCAAAATGA
- a CDS encoding TnsA endonuclease N-terminal domain-containing protein, protein MRGRKFASQQDIERHIANGFGEGAGASYVPWLRVQDVPSIGRSHKIQGVKIERIHHLLSDLERSYFLVCEFSEDVVDIREQYPLLPTERAQAIASAIDVRYPRYPRTTLPYVMTTDFLLTVKDPSGNFKSVARTVKYRSDLIGNGSKRTLEKLEIEKRFWESQGVDWKIVTDEFFTRDLIKNLGLIRRYSKLSRDLMKAPLHSSFIECLVNSREYSWTLATCLRKIASLLSISYIDAQAIFFHLVWNKILKIDLVNTPLHLTGLVPGFEVSPGPVQVSLKEKLS, encoded by the coding sequence TTGCGAGGTCGTAAGTTTGCATCACAGCAGGACATTGAACGGCACATTGCAAATGGATTTGGCGAAGGCGCCGGGGCAAGCTACGTGCCTTGGCTGCGGGTACAAGATGTCCCGTCGATAGGTCGTTCGCACAAGATTCAAGGCGTGAAGATCGAGAGGATTCATCACCTCCTGTCAGATCTCGAGCGTTCGTACTTCCTTGTGTGTGAATTTTCTGAAGACGTCGTGGATATACGGGAGCAATACCCTTTACTACCCACAGAGCGTGCGCAAGCGATAGCGTCGGCGATCGATGTACGCTATCCAAGATACCCTAGAACAACACTGCCTTATGTGATGACAACAGACTTCCTGTTAACTGTTAAGGACCCGAGCGGAAACTTCAAATCGGTAGCTAGGACGGTGAAGTATCGTTCCGATTTAATTGGCAATGGAAGTAAAAGAACGCTTGAAAAACTTGAAATTGAAAAGCGTTTTTGGGAAAGCCAAGGTGTTGATTGGAAAATCGTAACAGACGAGTTTTTTACACGAGATTTGATTAAAAATCTTGGACTAATCAGGAGGTACTCGAAGCTCTCTCGTGATTTAATGAAAGCGCCGTTGCATTCGAGTTTTATCGAGTGCCTTGTAAACAGCCGGGAATATTCGTGGACCTTGGCCACCTGTCTAAGAAAAATAGCATCACTTCTGTCCATTTCCTATATAGACGCTCAAGCAATTTTCTTTCATCTGGTTTGGAACAAGATACTGAAAATCGATTTGGTTAACACTCCTCTCCACCTTACTGGTCTAGTTCCTGGCTTCGAAGTTTCACCGGGCCCTGTCCAAGTATCGTTGAAGGAGAAATTATCATGA
- the glmS gene encoding glutamine--fructose-6-phosphate transaminase (isomerizing): MCGIVGAVAERNVTAILLEGLKRLEYRGYDSAGVAIFTNAGKLERMRRPGKVSELEQALAGEPLVGRLGIAHTRWATHGAPCERNAHPHFSGDLAVVHNGIIENHEVLREQLKGLGYVFTSDTDTEVIAHLLNHKLKDLGDLTIALKATVKELHGAYGLAVISASQPDRLVAARSGSPLVIGLGLGENFLASDQLALRQVTDRFMYLEEGDIAEIRRESVSIWDVNGQPVEREAVQYRDGAEAADKGEYRHFMLKEIHEQPAVVQRTLEGRLSQNQVLVQAFGPQAAELFAKVRNVQIVACGTSYHAGMVARYWLEELAGIPCQVEVASEFRYRKVVVQPDTLFVTISQSGETADTLAALRNAKELGFLGSLAICNVGISSLVRESDLTLLTQAGREIGVASTKAFTTQLVGLLLLTLSLGQVRGTLGEGVEAHLVEELRRLPARLGEALAMDSTVEKVAELFADKHHTLFLGRGAQYPVAMEGSLKLKEISYIHAEAYPAGELKHGPLALVDDDMPVVTVAPNNELLEKLKSNLQEVRARGGQLIVFADEKAGMTNGEGTHVINMPHIHDTLSPILYTIPLQLLSYYVAVLKGTDVDQPRNLAKSVTVE; the protein is encoded by the coding sequence ATGTGTGGAATTGTTGGCGCAGTCGCTGAACGAAACGTCACCGCCATTTTGCTCGAAGGCCTCAAACGCCTGGAATACCGCGGCTATGACAGCGCCGGTGTGGCGATTTTTACCAATGCTGGCAAGCTGGAGCGCATGCGTCGCCCAGGCAAGGTCAGCGAACTGGAACAAGCACTGGCCGGTGAGCCGCTGGTGGGCCGTCTGGGCATCGCCCACACCCGCTGGGCCACTCACGGTGCACCGTGTGAACGCAACGCTCACCCGCATTTCTCCGGTGACCTGGCTGTTGTGCACAATGGCATCATCGAAAACCACGAAGTGCTGCGCGAGCAACTCAAAGGCCTGGGGTATGTCTTCACCTCGGACACCGACACCGAAGTCATCGCCCACCTGCTGAACCACAAGCTCAAGGACCTCGGCGACCTGACCATCGCCCTCAAGGCGACCGTCAAGGAACTGCACGGCGCCTATGGTCTGGCCGTGATCAGCGCCAGCCAGCCCGACCGCCTGGTCGCCGCCCGCAGTGGCAGCCCACTGGTGATCGGCCTGGGCCTGGGCGAGAACTTCCTCGCCTCCGACCAACTGGCCCTGCGCCAGGTCACCGACCGCTTCATGTACCTGGAAGAAGGCGATATTGCCGAAATCCGCCGTGAAAGCGTGTCCATCTGGGACGTCAACGGCCAGCCCGTTGAACGTGAAGCCGTGCAGTACCGCGACGGTGCCGAAGCCGCTGACAAGGGCGAGTACCGCCACTTCATGCTAAAGGAAATCCACGAGCAACCGGCCGTGGTGCAACGCACCCTGGAAGGTCGTCTGAGCCAGAACCAGGTCTTGGTGCAAGCCTTCGGCCCGCAAGCCGCCGAGCTGTTCGCCAAAGTGCGCAACGTGCAAATCGTCGCCTGCGGCACCAGCTACCACGCCGGCATGGTTGCCCGTTACTGGCTGGAAGAACTGGCCGGCATCCCGTGCCAGGTCGAAGTCGCCAGCGAGTTCCGCTACCGCAAGGTGGTGGTGCAGCCTGATACCCTGTTTGTGACCATCTCCCAGTCCGGCGAAACCGCCGACACCCTGGCCGCCCTGCGCAATGCCAAGGAACTGGGCTTCCTCGGCAGCCTGGCGATCTGCAACGTCGGCATCAGCTCCCTGGTGCGCGAGTCAGACCTGACCCTGCTGACCCAGGCCGGTCGCGAAATCGGCGTGGCGTCTACCAAAGCCTTCACTACCCAGCTGGTGGGCCTGCTGCTGCTGACCCTGTCCCTGGGCCAGGTGCGCGGCACGCTGGGCGAAGGTGTCGAGGCGCACCTGGTCGAAGAACTGCGCCGCCTGCCGGCCCGTCTGGGTGAAGCACTGGCTATGGACAGCACCGTGGAAAAAGTCGCCGAACTGTTTGCCGACAAACACCACACCCTGTTCCTCGGCCGTGGCGCGCAATACCCGGTGGCGATGGAAGGATCGCTCAAGCTCAAGGAAATCTCCTACATCCACGCCGAAGCCTACCCGGCCGGTGAGCTCAAGCACGGCCCGTTGGCGCTGGTGGATGACGACATGCCAGTGGTGACCGTAGCGCCGAACAACGAACTGCTGGAGAAGCTCAAGTCCAACCTGCAGGAAGTGCGCGCGCGTGGCGGCCAACTGATCGTGTTCGCGGATGAGAAGGCTGGCATGACCAATGGCGAGGGCACCCACGTCATTAACATGCCGCACATCCACGACACCCTGTCGCCGATCCTCTACACCATCCCGCTGCAACTGCTGTCGTACTACGTCGCCGTGCTGAAGGGCACCGACGTTGACCAGCCGCGTAACCTGGCGAAGTCGGTGACGGTGGAGTAA
- a CDS encoding DeoR/GlpR family DNA-binding transcription regulator, whose translation MSKRNTPQRRHNILAMLTEQGEVSVDELAKRFETSEVTIRKDLAALESNGLLLRRYGGAITMPQELVGDPAQPISAYKRAIARAAVRRLREHARIIIDSGSTTAAMIPELGHQPGLVVMTNSLHVASALSDLEHEPVLLMTGGTWDPHSDSFQGQVAEQVLRSYDFDQLFIGADGIDLERGTTTFNELLGLSRVMAEVAREVVVMVESDKIGRKIPNLELPWSSVHTLITDDRLPPEARDQIQARGITLICAAVI comes from the coding sequence ATGTCGAAACGAAATACACCCCAACGTCGCCACAACATCCTTGCCATGCTCACCGAGCAAGGTGAGGTCAGCGTGGACGAACTGGCCAAGCGTTTCGAAACCTCGGAAGTGACCATCCGCAAGGACCTGGCCGCCCTCGAAAGTAACGGCCTGTTGCTGCGTCGCTACGGCGGCGCCATCACCATGCCCCAGGAACTGGTCGGCGACCCGGCCCAGCCCATTTCGGCCTACAAGCGCGCCATCGCCCGTGCGGCCGTAAGGCGCTTGCGGGAACACGCTCGCATCATCATCGACAGCGGCAGCACCACCGCCGCCATGATCCCCGAGCTGGGCCACCAGCCCGGCCTGGTGGTGATGACCAACTCCCTGCACGTGGCCAGCGCCCTGAGTGACCTGGAACACGAGCCGGTGCTGTTGATGACCGGCGGCACCTGGGACCCGCATTCGGACTCCTTCCAGGGCCAGGTCGCCGAGCAAGTACTGCGTTCCTACGATTTTGACCAACTCTTCATCGGTGCCGATGGCATTGACCTGGAGCGCGGCACCACCACCTTCAACGAACTGCTGGGTTTGAGCCGCGTCATGGCCGAGGTCGCCCGTGAAGTGGTGGTGATGGTCGAGTCCGACAAGATTGGCCGCAAGATCCCCAACCTGGAACTGCCCTGGAGCAGCGTCCATACCCTTATTACCGATGATCGCCTGCCGCCTGAGGCCCGCGACCAGATTCAAGCCCGCGGCATCACGCTGATTTGCGCGGCAGTCATCTAG
- the glmU gene encoding bifunctional UDP-N-acetylglucosamine diphosphorylase/glucosamine-1-phosphate N-acetyltransferase GlmU, whose translation MSLEIVILAAGQGTRMRSALPKVLHPVAGNSMLGHVIHSARQLDPQRIHVVIGHGADVVRERLAADDLNFVLQDKQLGTGHATAQAVPFITADTVLILYGDVPLIEVETLQRLLKHVVPGQMGLLTVELDDPTGYGRIVRNADGKVAAIVEHKDASEAQRAITEGNTGILAVPADRLADWMSRLSNNNAQGEYYLTDVIEMAVSDGLVVATEQPHDPMEVQGANDRKQLAELERHYQLREGRRLMALGVTLRDPARFDVRGDVTVGRDVLIDINVILEGRVVIEDNVVIGPNCVIKDSTLREGVVIKANSHIDGAVMGEGSDAGPFARLRPGSVLGARAHVGNFVELKNAQMGDDAKAGHLAYLGDAVIGARSNIGAGAITCNYDGANKYQTTIGEDVFIGSNNSLIAPVNIGDGSNTAAGSTINQDVDKSQLAVARARQRNIDGWKRPVKIKKT comes from the coding sequence ATGTCTCTCGAAATCGTAATTCTTGCCGCAGGCCAGGGCACTCGCATGCGTTCAGCCCTGCCCAAGGTGCTGCACCCGGTTGCCGGCAACTCCATGCTTGGCCATGTTATCCACAGCGCCCGGCAACTTGATCCACAGCGCATCCATGTGGTGATCGGCCACGGTGCCGATGTGGTGCGTGAGCGGCTGGCGGCAGATGACTTGAATTTCGTATTGCAGGACAAGCAATTGGGCACCGGCCATGCCACCGCGCAAGCCGTACCGTTTATCACGGCCGACACGGTACTGATCCTCTACGGTGACGTGCCGCTGATCGAAGTGGAAACCTTGCAGCGCCTGCTCAAACACGTAGTGCCAGGCCAGATGGGCCTGCTCACCGTCGAGCTGGACGACCCGACCGGCTACGGCCGTATCGTGCGCAACGCTGACGGCAAGGTCGCCGCCATCGTCGAGCATAAAGACGCCAGCGAAGCCCAGCGTGCCATCACCGAAGGCAACACCGGGATCCTTGCCGTGCCGGCCGATCGCCTGGCTGACTGGATGAGCCGCCTGTCCAACAACAATGCCCAGGGCGAGTACTACCTGACCGACGTCATCGAGATGGCCGTCAGTGATGGCCTGGTGGTTGCCACCGAGCAGCCCCACGACCCAATGGAAGTGCAGGGCGCCAACGACCGCAAACAACTGGCGGAACTGGAGCGCCACTACCAATTGCGTGAAGGCCGCCGCCTGATGGCACTGGGCGTGACCTTGCGCGATCCGGCACGGTTCGATGTGCGGGGTGATGTGACCGTGGGCCGCGACGTGCTGATCGATATCAATGTGATCCTCGAAGGCCGCGTGGTCATTGAAGACAACGTGGTGATCGGCCCGAACTGCGTGATCAAGGACAGCACTTTGCGCGAAGGGGTAGTGATCAAGGCCAACAGCCATATCGATGGCGCGGTGATGGGCGAGGGCAGTGATGCTGGCCCATTCGCGCGTTTGCGCCCGGGCAGCGTGCTGGGAGCCAGGGCCCATGTGGGTAACTTTGTAGAACTGAAAAACGCACAGATGGGCGATGACGCCAAGGCCGGGCACCTGGCCTACCTCGGTGATGCAGTGATTGGTGCGCGCAGCAATATCGGCGCTGGCGCTATTACCTGTAACTACGATGGCGCCAACAAGTACCAGACGACCATTGGCGAAGACGTGTTTATCGGCTCCAACAATTCGTTGATTGCCCCCGTAAACATTGGTGATGGTTCAAACACAGCGGCAGGCTCCACCATCAACCAGGATGTGGATAAGTCCCAACTGGCAGTGGCCCGCGCCCGCCAGCGCAACATCGACGGCTGGAAGCGCCCGGTAAAAATCAAAAAGACCTGA
- a CDS encoding F0F1 ATP synthase subunit epsilon, translated as MAMTFHCDIVSAEGEIFSGQIESVIAHGELGDLGINFGHAPLITSLKPGPITLTKLGGEREVFYISGGFLEVQPNMVKVLADTVQRAADLDEAAAQDAVKAAEKALNEKGADFDYGSAAARLAEAAAQLRTVQQIRKKFGG; from the coding sequence ATGGCTATGACATTCCATTGCGATATCGTCAGCGCGGAAGGAGAAATCTTCTCCGGTCAGATCGAGAGTGTGATTGCACACGGCGAACTGGGCGACCTGGGTATTAACTTTGGCCACGCGCCATTGATTACATCCTTGAAGCCTGGTCCGATCACTCTGACCAAGCTGGGCGGGGAACGGGAGGTGTTTTACATCTCCGGTGGTTTCCTCGAGGTTCAGCCGAACATGGTCAAGGTACTTGCCGACACCGTGCAACGTGCCGCCGACCTGGATGAAGCCGCAGCTCAGGACGCCGTCAAGGCTGCCGAGAAGGCCCTGAACGAAAAAGGCGCAGATTTCGACTACGGTTCTGCTGCTGCACGTCTGGCCGAGGCCGCAGCCCAGCTGCGCACCGTCCAGCAGATCCGCAAGAAGTTTGGCGGTTAA
- the atpD gene encoding F0F1 ATP synthase subunit beta: MSSGRIVQIIGAVIDVEFPRDSVPSIYNALKVKSDAGTTLEVQQQLGDGVVRTIAMGSTEGLKRGLEVTDSGAAISVPVGKATLGRIMDVLGNPIDEAGPIETEERWGIHRPAPSFAEQAGGNDLLETGIKVIDLVCPFAKGGKVGLFGGAGVGKTVNMMELIRNIAIEHSGYSVFAGVGERTREGNDFYHEMKDSNVLDKVALVYGQMNEPPGNRLRVALTGLTMAEKFRDEGNDVLLFVDNIYRYTLAGTEVSALLGRMPSAVGYQPTLAEEMGTLQERITSTKNGSITSIQAVYVPADDLTDPSPATTFAHLDATVVLSRDIASLGIYPAVDPLDSTSRQLDPNVIGQEHYDTARGVQYVLQRYKELKDIIAILGMDELSETDKQLVSRARKIQRFLSQPFFVAEVFTGASGKYVSLKDTIAGFKGILNGDYDHLPEQAFYMVGGIEEAIEKAKKL; the protein is encoded by the coding sequence ATGAGTAGCGGACGTATCGTTCAAATCATCGGCGCCGTTATCGACGTGGAATTCCCACGCGACAGCGTACCGAGCATCTACAACGCTTTGAAAGTCAAAAGCGATGCCGGCACCACCCTGGAAGTTCAGCAGCAGCTGGGCGACGGCGTGGTTCGTACCATTGCAATGGGTTCCACCGAGGGCTTGAAGCGCGGTCTGGAAGTCACTGACTCTGGCGCAGCCATCTCCGTACCTGTCGGTAAAGCGACCCTGGGCCGGATCATGGACGTCCTCGGTAACCCGATCGACGAAGCCGGTCCAATTGAAACCGAAGAGCGCTGGGGCATTCACCGTCCTGCGCCTTCCTTCGCGGAACAAGCGGGCGGCAACGACCTGCTGGAAACCGGCATCAAGGTTATCGACCTGGTTTGCCCGTTCGCCAAGGGCGGTAAAGTCGGTCTGTTCGGTGGTGCCGGTGTAGGCAAAACCGTAAACATGATGGAACTGATCCGTAACATCGCCATCGAGCACAGCGGTTATTCCGTGTTCGCCGGTGTGGGTGAGCGTACTCGTGAGGGTAACGACTTCTACCACGAGATGAAGGATTCCAACGTTCTGGACAAAGTGGCACTGGTTTACGGTCAGATGAACGAGCCGCCGGGTAACCGTCTGCGCGTAGCACTGACCGGCCTGACCATGGCCGAGAAGTTCCGTGACGAAGGTAACGACGTTTTGCTGTTCGTCGACAACATCTATCGTTACACCCTGGCCGGTACTGAAGTATCCGCACTGCTGGGCCGTATGCCTTCGGCAGTAGGTTACCAGCCGACCCTGGCCGAAGAGATGGGTACTCTGCAAGAGCGTATCACTTCGACCAAAAACGGTTCGATCACCTCGATCCAAGCGGTATACGTACCTGCGGATGACTTGACTGACCCGTCGCCAGCGACCACGTTCGCCCACTTGGACGCCACCGTCGTACTGTCCCGTGACATCGCCTCCCTGGGTATCTACCCAGCGGTCGATCCACTGGACTCGACTTCGCGCCAGCTGGACCCGAACGTTATCGGCCAGGAACACTACGACACCGCTCGCGGCGTCCAGTACGTTCTGCAGCGTTACAAAGAACTGAAGGACATCATTGCGATCCTGGGTATGGACGAGCTGTCGGAAACCGACAAGCAGTTGGTATCCCGCGCTCGTAAGATCCAGCGCTTCTTGTCGCAGCCGTTCTTCGTGGCTGAAGTCTTCACCGGTGCCTCGGGTAAATACGTTTCCCTGAAAGACACTATTGCTGGCTTCAAAGGCATCCTCAACGGTGACTACGACCACCTGCCAGAACAAGCGTTCTACATGGTCGGCGGCATCGAAGAAGCGATCGAGAAAGCCAAGAAACTGTAA